GTCCTTGCCGGAGCGGTTGCCGCCCTCGCCGGGCTTGCCGTTGGTGGCCTTGCGGTGCGGGGAGTGGTGGTAGTCGAGCAGCGTGGTGACGGACTGGTCGACCGTGAGAATCACATCGCCGCCACGCCCGCCGTTGCCGCCGTCCGGGCCGCCGAGCGGCTTGAACTTCTCACGGTGGACGGAGGCACAGCCGTGACCTCCGTTACCCGCGGCGACGTGCAGCTCGACGCGGTCCACGAAGGTGGTCATGGGATGTGCCTCCAGTTACGTACGGGAATGTCTGTTGATCAACCTGATCAACACGCGAAAGGCGGACCCGCTTCCCGTGAGGGAAGTGAGGTCCGCCTCGCGAAAGCTTCCGATCAGGCGACCGGAACGATGTTCACGACCTTGCGGCCACGGCTGGTGCCGAACTCCACCGCACCGGCCTGCAGCGCGAACAGCGTGTCGTCGCCGCCACGGCCGACGCCCGCGCCCGGGTGGAAGTGGGTGCCGCGCTGGCGGACCAGGATCTCGCCCGCGTTGACGACCTGACCGCCGAAGCGCTTCACGCCGAGGCGCTGAGCGTTGGAGTCACGACCGTTACGGGTGGACGATGCGCCCTTCTTGTGTGCCATCTCTCCTCAGTCCCTTACTTCGCAGCCGCGGGGATCTCAGTGACCTTGATCGCCGTGTACTGCTGGCGGTGGCCCTGACGACGGCGGTAGCCGGTCTTGTTCTTGTAGCGCAGAATGTCGATCTTCTGGCCCTTGTGGTGGTCCACGACCTCGGCCTGGACCTTGATGCCGGCCAGCACCCACGGGTCGCTGGTCACAGCGTCGCCGTCGACAACGAGCAGGGTCGAGAGCTCGACCGTGTCGCCAACCTGGGCGGTGGAAATCTTGTCAACCTCAACGATGTCGCCGACAGCAACCTTGTGCTGGCGACCACCGCTGCGCACGATGGCGTACACGCGGATCTCACTCTCTCGCTCGGGAACGGCACCCCCGCAGTCCAGCCGCACGACGCACCGGCGGCCTCTCCAGAACACCCAGTGCCCTGGAGGAAGAGGTTTACGGGGATGTGGCACGTCTATGGACACGCCGACGGTCAAGGTTACGGGGCCACGACCGAAAGGGTCAAACCGGGGTTAGGCCGGGGGGTCAGGCCCGGAAGCCCCGGTTCAGCGGCCGAGGCTCTCCCGATAGGCCACGCAGTCCTCGTAAGAAGGCAGCAGGCCCTGCTCGCGGGCCTGGGCCAGGGTGGGCGCCTGCTCGTCCTTGGGGGAGAGCAGCGGGGTGACGTCCGCGGGCCAGTCGATGCCGAGGGCCGGGTCGAG
The nucleotide sequence above comes from Streptomyces sp. NL15-2K. Encoded proteins:
- the rpmA gene encoding 50S ribosomal protein L27, with the protein product MAHKKGASSTRNGRDSNAQRLGVKRFGGQVVNAGEILVRQRGTHFHPGAGVGRGGDDTLFALQAGAVEFGTSRGRKVVNIVPVA
- the rplU gene encoding 50S ribosomal protein L21; the encoded protein is MYAIVRSGGRQHKVAVGDIVEVDKISTAQVGDTVELSTLLVVDGDAVTSDPWVLAGIKVQAEVVDHHKGQKIDILRYKNKTGYRRRQGHRQQYTAIKVTEIPAAAK